The following proteins are co-located in the Pedobacter sp. FW305-3-2-15-E-R2A2 genome:
- a CDS encoding DPP IV N-terminal domain-containing protein, with product MKKFILVCQLVSIAFYGIAQNKTLTMQDAMSNARTTLAPENLSQIQFIYGTEDYVYAKRLANGPVWITGNFKSKEEQPFLTLSQLNQKLKAVQKDTLKAMPFIQFNQGADWILFLNGAKVAFNPAKNTYKTVVSADLAEKTNAEESEAGYVAYLDNFNLFVSDGKEAKQVTTDGTKDIVYASSVHRDEFGISKGTFWSNNGKQLAFYRMDQQMVSDYPIIDWTSRPAKNVNIKYPMAGDKSHEVTVGVYNAETKTTVYLKTGQPAEQYLTNIAWSPDDKFIYIAVLNRGQNHMKLNQYDATTGDFIKTIFEEKDEKYVEPLVPMLFLKTDPSKFIWQSNRDGWNHLYLYDLKGKVLKQLTKGNWEVIEVKGFNPKGDQLYYVSTEESPITRNLYVLDLKSGKSKRITQGSAVHNAQVSSSGNTVIDSYSNQDQPRVIQLVETASAKTKVLLTAANPLAAYATEKSSIFTIKSNTGDDIYCSLYKPTNFDNTKKYPVIVYWYGGSHAQLITNSWNAGAGDYWFRYMAQQGYVVLTIDTRGSDNRGKAFEQSMFRKVGDVQMEDMMKAVDHLKGLPYVDSSNMGLFGWSFGGFNTVDFMVNHPGVFKAAVAGGAVINWKFYEVMYTERYMDTPQENPEGFAATNLSDKAGNLKGNLLLIHGIQDPVVLQQNTVDFVKHAVDKNVQVDYMIYPGHEHNVTGKDRAHLYQKVTDYFMLHLK from the coding sequence ATGAAGAAATTTATTTTAGTATGTCAGTTGGTGTCGATTGCTTTTTATGGAATCGCCCAGAATAAAACACTGACCATGCAGGATGCAATGAGTAATGCCCGCACTACCCTTGCCCCTGAAAACCTGTCACAGATCCAGTTCATTTATGGAACTGAAGATTATGTATATGCAAAACGTCTGGCCAATGGCCCGGTATGGATCACTGGTAATTTCAAATCTAAAGAAGAGCAACCTTTCCTTACCCTCAGCCAGTTGAACCAGAAATTAAAAGCGGTACAAAAGGACACTTTAAAGGCAATGCCTTTTATTCAATTCAATCAGGGTGCCGACTGGATCCTGTTCCTGAATGGTGCTAAAGTAGCTTTTAACCCTGCAAAGAACACGTATAAAACGGTGGTTAGTGCAGACCTGGCGGAGAAAACAAATGCTGAAGAAAGTGAAGCCGGTTATGTGGCTTACCTGGACAACTTCAACCTGTTCGTATCCGACGGAAAAGAAGCAAAACAAGTAACTACTGATGGAACCAAAGACATCGTCTATGCTTCTTCTGTTCACAGAGATGAATTTGGAATCTCTAAAGGAACCTTCTGGAGTAACAATGGCAAACAGCTGGCTTTCTACAGAATGGATCAGCAAATGGTTTCGGACTACCCGATCATCGACTGGACCTCACGCCCTGCAAAGAATGTAAATATCAAATATCCAATGGCCGGAGATAAGAGTCATGAGGTAACCGTTGGTGTTTATAACGCAGAAACAAAGACTACAGTATACCTGAAAACCGGTCAGCCGGCAGAGCAATACCTGACTAATATTGCCTGGAGTCCGGACGATAAATTTATATACATTGCGGTCTTAAACCGTGGACAAAATCACATGAAGCTCAATCAATATGATGCAACAACAGGTGATTTTATCAAAACCATCTTCGAGGAAAAAGACGAAAAGTATGTGGAGCCATTGGTGCCGATGTTGTTCCTTAAAACTGATCCTTCGAAATTTATCTGGCAGAGTAACCGCGATGGATGGAATCATTTATACCTGTATGACCTTAAAGGGAAAGTCTTAAAACAACTGACCAAAGGCAACTGGGAAGTGATCGAAGTAAAGGGCTTTAACCCTAAAGGTGATCAGCTTTACTATGTATCTACCGAAGAATCTCCGATCACGAGAAATCTATATGTATTGGACCTCAAATCCGGAAAATCGAAAAGGATTACTCAGGGATCTGCCGTTCATAATGCACAGGTAAGCAGCTCTGGAAATACGGTGATCGACAGCTATAGTAACCAGGATCAGCCAAGGGTGATCCAGCTTGTGGAAACTGCTTCTGCTAAAACTAAAGTTTTACTTACAGCGGCCAATCCACTTGCCGCTTATGCTACAGAAAAGTCTTCGATCTTTACCATCAAAAGTAATACTGGCGATGATATTTATTGCAGTCTGTATAAACCGACCAACTTTGATAATACTAAAAAATATCCTGTCATTGTTTACTGGTATGGTGGTTCTCACGCGCAATTGATTACCAATAGCTGGAATGCCGGAGCCGGCGATTACTGGTTCAGGTATATGGCACAGCAGGGATATGTGGTGCTGACCATTGATACCCGCGGCAGTGATAACAGAGGTAAAGCTTTCGAACAGTCTATGTTCAGAAAAGTTGGTGATGTTCAAATGGAAGACATGATGAAAGCGGTCGATCATTTGAAAGGTTTACCTTATGTAGACAGCAGCAATATGGGCTTATTTGGCTGGAGCTTTGGTGGTTTTAACACCGTTGATTTTATGGTAAATCATCCTGGTGTCTTTAAAGCTGCGGTTGCAGGTGGAGCGGTGATCAATTGGAAATTCTATGAGGTGATGTATACTGAACGTTATATGGATACTCCTCAGGAAAACCCTGAAGGCTTTGCTGCTACAAACTTGTCCGACAAAGCAGGGAACCTGAAAGGGAATTTGCTATTGATTCATGGAATACAGGATCCGGTGGTATTGCAACAGAATACAGTTGATTTTGTAAAACATGCCGTTGATAAAAATGTTCAGGTAGATTATATGATTTATCCGGGACATGAGCATAATGTGACAGGTAAAGACCGTGCACATCTTTATCAAAAGGTAACGGATTATTTTATGCTTCATTTGAAGTAA